A stretch of the Bacillus sp. FJAT-18017 genome encodes the following:
- a CDS encoding GDSL-type esterase/lipase family protein yields MKWTKGIIIIAVLAAAGLAAYISFADNGDAGKGETVIMAFGDSLTYGQGDRDEQGYVEKLEKELNNRYPGETFKIENYGVKGRESGGVLTEIANPKTAANLKNADYFILFIGTNDLINSNGGNLNQLHPDKIQEGHKTYMRNLEMIIDILKKANKDAPMLVLGLYNPYPEGGDQIEQIIDEWNKATIKLVNTKDEVAYVPTNDLFKGQEKEAYFSDELHLNEKGYKLLEQRILEEYQFDKHK; encoded by the coding sequence ATGAAATGGACAAAAGGAATCATCATAATAGCAGTATTGGCAGCCGCAGGGCTGGCTGCCTATATCTCTTTTGCGGATAACGGCGATGCAGGTAAAGGGGAGACTGTCATAATGGCCTTTGGCGATTCGCTAACCTATGGGCAGGGAGACAGGGACGAACAAGGGTATGTAGAAAAGCTCGAAAAAGAATTGAATAATCGCTACCCAGGTGAAACTTTCAAAATCGAGAACTATGGTGTAAAAGGGCGAGAATCGGGCGGGGTCTTAACCGAGATTGCCAATCCAAAAACTGCCGCGAACCTTAAAAACGCCGACTACTTTATTCTGTTTATCGGAACAAATGATCTTATTAACAGCAATGGAGGAAATCTAAATCAACTGCATCCTGACAAGATTCAGGAAGGCCACAAAACCTACATGCGGAATTTAGAAATGATCATTGACATCCTTAAGAAAGCAAATAAAGATGCTCCGATGCTCGTACTCGGACTTTACAATCCTTATCCCGAAGGCGGGGATCAAATTGAGCAAATCATCGATGAATGGAACAAAGCCACGATAAAACTTGTCAACACAAAGGACGAGGTTGCGTACGTTCCGACAAATGATCTTTTTAAAGGACAAGAAAAAGAAGCGTATTTTAGCGATGAACTTCACCTAAATGAAAAAGGATATAAGTTGCTCGAGCAAAGAATCCTCGAAGAATATCAATTCGACAAGCATAAGTGA
- a CDS encoding NAD(P)/FAD-dependent oxidoreductase: MQKPHIVILGGGYGGLITDKKIEKLLRTGEANVTLINKHEYHYITTQLHKAGVGTARDRKLALSIPELINPEKTRFMTGTVSSVDPSGQKVCLETGEVISYDYLVVALGFEVATFGIPGIKEHAFEIRSFRSSKAIYYQIIKQMKLYKEDQDPSRLTFVVAGGGFTGIELMGELGEGLPKLCKEHGVPFEKVKIIGIEAADSLIPFFGKELVEFTNKVMEKHDIEILTSTKITALTEEIVILEDGREIPTRTLVWSCGVKANSIIEKFSLPLERGKLPVDKDLRVKGYKNIFCVGDCALFMKDEKTALPPTAQVAMQQADVCGENIVAAIRGGELKTFEYHHKGSVASIGDFAAVGKVGPLKISGWFAAIMKRVIENRYLFVLGGPALVIKQIFFLNQEPIKNTVKQHY; encoded by the coding sequence ATGCAAAAACCACATATCGTTATTTTAGGTGGCGGCTATGGCGGCCTTATCACAGATAAAAAAATTGAGAAACTTCTCCGCACAGGTGAAGCGAATGTTACGCTGATCAACAAGCATGAGTACCATTATATTACGACACAGCTGCATAAAGCCGGTGTTGGTACCGCGCGTGACCGCAAACTCGCACTATCCATTCCTGAGCTAATCAATCCTGAAAAAACCCGTTTCATGACCGGTACCGTATCTTCTGTTGACCCTTCAGGCCAGAAGGTATGCCTTGAAACTGGTGAAGTTATTTCCTACGATTACCTGGTTGTTGCTCTTGGTTTTGAAGTTGCAACATTCGGTATCCCTGGAATCAAGGAGCATGCTTTTGAAATTCGTAGCTTCCGCAGCTCTAAAGCGATTTATTACCAAATTATTAAGCAAATGAAGCTTTATAAAGAAGACCAGGATCCATCCAGGTTGACATTTGTTGTTGCGGGCGGAGGTTTCACCGGCATTGAATTGATGGGTGAACTTGGTGAAGGTTTGCCAAAGCTTTGCAAGGAGCATGGTGTTCCTTTTGAAAAGGTTAAGATTATCGGCATTGAAGCGGCTGATTCACTCATCCCTTTCTTTGGCAAGGAACTTGTAGAATTTACTAACAAGGTTATGGAAAAACACGATATTGAAATCCTGACTTCCACAAAGATTACTGCCCTGACGGAAGAGATAGTAATTCTTGAAGACGGCAGGGAAATTCCTACCCGGACGCTTGTTTGGTCTTGCGGAGTTAAAGCCAACTCCATCATAGAGAAGTTCAGCCTCCCGCTTGAACGAGGCAAATTGCCTGTCGACAAGGACCTTCGTGTAAAAGGTTATAAAAATATCTTCTGTGTTGGCGACTGCGCCTTATTCATGAAGGATGAAAAAACTGCTCTTCCGCCGACTGCACAGGTCGCAATGCAGCAGGCTGATGTCTGCGGAGAAAATATTGTGGCGGCTATCCGTGGTGGAGAATTGAAAACTTTTGAGTATCACCACAAAGGATCTGTCGCATCAATTGGCGATTTTGCAGCTGTCGGTAAAGTTGGCCCATTAAAAATTTCCGGCTGGTTTGCAGCCATCATGAAGCGTGTAATCGAAAACCGCTACTTGTTTGTACTTGGCGGTCCTGCGCTTGTCATTAAACAAATCTTTTTCCTAAACCAGGAGCCAATTAAAAATACTGTAAAACAACATTATTAA
- a CDS encoding VOC family protein, producing MRVAYELKKIDHIQLTAPKGSEKEARKFYSEILGFSEVDKPPVLKKKGGAWFQTGSIQLHIGVEEPFVPAKKAHPAFEVGKLEELKEHLKRQGIEVIEDDNLPGAKRFFVSDPFGNRLEFLEWMK from the coding sequence ATGAGAGTGGCATATGAATTGAAGAAAATTGACCATATACAGCTGACAGCACCTAAAGGCAGCGAGAAGGAAGCGCGCAAGTTTTATAGTGAGATTCTCGGGTTTTCAGAAGTAGATAAACCGCCTGTGCTAAAAAAGAAAGGCGGCGCCTGGTTTCAAACAGGCAGTATTCAGCTGCATATCGGAGTAGAAGAACCTTTTGTCCCGGCAAAGAAAGCCCATCCTGCATTTGAAGTCGGTAAGTTGGAAGAATTGAAGGAGCACTTGAAAAGGCAGGGCATCGAAGTGATAGAAGATGACAATCTTCCCGGGGCCAAGCGGTTTTTCGTAAGCGACCCGTTCGGTAACCGGCTCGAGTTTTTAGAATGGATGAAGTGA
- a CDS encoding RNA polymerase sigma factor, with protein MADPLEELYEQYKKPVYTFLCALCHNRSVAEELTHDTFIKAFKGLKSYRGEASLKTWLFRIARNTYLNNAKKASTRYERSFAEPELEAERRYENADAQLAVRETLLQLTEQERSLLTLRSHGFSVAEIAMVLGQTEGNIKVGLHRAKKKFRKLYYDGEVT; from the coding sequence ATGGCGGATCCGCTAGAGGAGCTGTATGAACAATATAAAAAACCGGTTTACACTTTCCTTTGCGCGTTGTGCCATAACCGTTCAGTCGCCGAAGAATTGACCCATGATACTTTCATTAAGGCGTTCAAGGGCCTGAAGAGTTACCGGGGTGAGGCCTCGCTTAAAACTTGGTTGTTCAGGATTGCCCGGAATACATATTTAAACAATGCGAAAAAAGCTTCCACGAGATACGAGCGGTCATTTGCTGAACCAGAACTTGAGGCAGAGCGCAGGTATGAAAACGCAGATGCACAATTAGCGGTTAGGGAAACGCTCCTCCAGCTGACCGAGCAGGAGAGATCGCTCCTGACACTCCGTTCTCACGGGTTTTCGGTGGCCGAGATCGCTATGGTACTTGGCCAGACAGAAGGTAATATCAAGGTTGGGCTTCACCGGGCAAAAAAGAAATTCAGGAAGTTATATTATGATGGGGAGGTGACTTGA
- a CDS encoding M15 family metallopeptidase, with protein sequence MKNSRRKRKKRRTKNLLFLLLVAGVLFLVWRSIGYPGLYYPGKNAPMPSALHPEVKQKADTLVSRAAEKGITIQIYEGFRSNEEQEELYAQGRTEKGNIVTHARAGESYHNFGLAVDFALLTKDEQLIWDMEYDMNGNGRSDWNEVVAIAKELGFEWGGDWPNFKDYPHLQMTFGLSIRELQWGKRPPGSNIAENQNS encoded by the coding sequence ATGAAAAATTCTAGAAGAAAACGAAAAAAAAGAAGAACAAAAAATCTCCTCTTCCTTTTACTTGTAGCTGGAGTTCTTTTCCTCGTCTGGAGGTCAATAGGATACCCAGGGCTTTATTATCCTGGAAAAAATGCACCAATGCCATCAGCACTCCACCCTGAGGTAAAACAGAAAGCGGACACGCTCGTTAGCCGGGCAGCCGAAAAAGGCATTACTATTCAAATATATGAAGGCTTTCGCAGCAATGAAGAGCAGGAAGAGCTATACGCGCAAGGACGAACTGAAAAAGGAAACATTGTCACACACGCCCGTGCCGGCGAGTCCTATCACAATTTTGGACTGGCTGTTGACTTTGCGCTTCTTACAAAGGATGAACAGCTGATATGGGACATGGAATATGATATGAATGGCAATGGCCGAAGTGATTGGAACGAGGTTGTTGCAATCGCCAAGGAGCTGGGTTTTGAGTGGGGCGGCGATTGGCCAAACTTTAAGGATTATCCCCACCTTCAAATGACTTTCGGATTATCGATAAGGGAACTCCAGTGGGGGAAGAGGCCGCCGGGAAGCAATATTGCGGAAAACCAGAATTCATAG
- a CDS encoding dicarboxylate/amino acid:cation symporter, with protein sequence MTSIFKTYASSVILLAALVIGGICGVVFGTDAAIVKPLGDLFLNLLFMIIVPLVFFSISSAIANMEGMKRLGRIMGSIFLVFFLTAALSAVIGFIGTSLINPLENTDVAAIEKLMDKADPAEAQDISLADQLVATVTVPDFVNLFSKSNMLQLIVFSVLFGLATAMTGEKGKPVALFLSSATEVMMKLVKIIMYYAPIGLGAYFAAVIGELGPQILEGYLRTFLLYLGLTVIYYFGFFTLYAFLAAGKEGIRTFWKNALAPSVTAIATCSSAASIPINLEAAKRMGVPKDIAETVIPLGANTHKDGSVFGGVLKIVFLFGLFGKDMTSVLSIASILAVAFLVGAVMGAIPGGGMIGEMLIISVFGFPPEVLPIIAVISTIIDAPATLLNSTGNTVCAMLVARLVEGRDWLKNSLATKTAS encoded by the coding sequence ATGACTTCGATCTTTAAAACGTATGCATCTTCCGTCATCCTTCTCGCAGCACTGGTTATCGGAGGTATCTGCGGAGTTGTTTTCGGAACGGATGCCGCTATTGTAAAGCCGCTTGGGGACTTATTCTTAAATCTATTATTTATGATTATCGTTCCATTAGTATTCTTCAGTATTTCATCCGCAATTGCAAATATGGAAGGAATGAAACGGCTAGGCAGGATAATGGGAAGCATTTTCCTTGTGTTTTTCCTTACTGCCGCCTTATCTGCGGTAATCGGATTTATCGGAACCTCGCTTATTAATCCGCTTGAAAACACTGATGTTGCAGCAATTGAAAAGCTGATGGATAAAGCCGATCCAGCTGAGGCACAGGACATTTCACTGGCCGACCAGCTTGTTGCTACGGTTACAGTCCCAGATTTCGTAAACCTTTTTTCAAAAAGCAATATGCTGCAATTGATTGTATTCTCTGTCCTATTTGGCCTGGCAACAGCAATGACAGGTGAAAAAGGCAAGCCTGTGGCTTTGTTTCTATCATCCGCGACTGAAGTTATGATGAAATTGGTCAAGATTATTATGTACTATGCACCGATTGGCTTGGGAGCATATTTTGCTGCAGTCATCGGAGAACTTGGCCCGCAAATTCTCGAAGGCTACCTGCGGACGTTCTTACTCTATCTAGGGTTAACCGTCATCTATTATTTTGGTTTTTTCACATTATATGCATTCTTGGCAGCAGGCAAGGAAGGCATTCGGACATTCTGGAAAAATGCTCTGGCTCCTTCTGTCACCGCTATTGCAACATGTTCTAGCGCTGCCAGTATCCCAATCAATCTTGAAGCCGCTAAAAGGATGGGTGTGCCGAAGGATATCGCAGAAACTGTCATCCCGTTAGGCGCGAACACCCATAAGGATGGATCAGTTTTTGGCGGTGTCCTAAAAATAGTCTTCCTGTTTGGGTTGTTTGGAAAAGATATGACCAGCGTTTTAAGTATTGCAAGCATTCTTGCCGTGGCGTTTCTCGTGGGGGCCGTGATGGGCGCCATTCCGGGAGGCGGGATGATTGGAGAAATGCTGATTATCAGTGTATTTGGCTTCCCACCAGAAGTACTTCCAATTATCGCTGTAATTTCAACTATCATTGATGCACCTGCTACACTGCTGAACTCAACTGGCAATACGGTTTGTGCCATGCTTGTTGCACGCCTCGTTGAAGGCAGGGATTGGTTAAAGAATTCCCTTGCTACTAAAACTGCATCATAA
- a CDS encoding CsbD family protein, with translation MNKHESKGAFDKLQGETKRTLGKLSGNESLEAEGNIDKGKGHAEEKLGHAKEKLSSKFNDHADRMR, from the coding sequence ATGAACAAGCATGAATCAAAAGGTGCATTCGACAAGTTGCAAGGTGAAACCAAAAGGACTCTTGGAAAACTTTCAGGGAATGAATCACTGGAAGCTGAAGGGAATATTGACAAGGGCAAAGGCCATGCGGAGGAAAAACTAGGCCATGCCAAGGAAAAACTCTCTAGTAAATTCAATGACCATGCCGATAGAATGAGATAA
- a CDS encoding MFS transporter produces MNVSNNEKLSIYHGLASTVSTTAVNGYIPLFAISVLGATNEQMGLITSLPSIVAMLALIPGALWLNKAKSKKNFAVISTLATRLMFMLILFIPFVDQPYSASLLVFLIAALNFPGALSGLSWQTLIGDLIPEKRRGDFFSTRNRWVTIAAMAVTFGTGFFLQQFAKDDAFPYQILFVIGFVFALVEVYYLYKHQDSPAVVTKTENPLQKRKFSMDVFRHKPFLSFLVCAVLFNIGAQMAWSLFSIYHIRDVGATALWFSFFSVTNQLAQIISVKWWAKAADKHGNIMILFIAAAGMATAPILTMLSTNLYYLTALNFWIGLFVSGTNLLLFNQLLKATPEVNRAGYLANYQFILSIIGFIAPQFGVYLLGQVGMFSAMAICSVIRLIAGCSFLLVALKFERKQKPVEIM; encoded by the coding sequence TTGAACGTTAGTAACAATGAAAAACTAAGTATATATCACGGACTTGCATCTACTGTATCAACCACAGCAGTCAATGGATACATTCCGTTATTTGCTATAAGTGTGCTTGGTGCGACCAACGAACAAATGGGGCTGATTACTTCCCTGCCATCCATTGTTGCGATGCTAGCGCTTATCCCTGGAGCTCTTTGGCTGAACAAAGCCAAAAGCAAAAAGAATTTTGCGGTTATTTCAACACTTGCAACCCGATTAATGTTTATGCTGATTCTATTCATCCCGTTTGTTGATCAACCCTATTCCGCATCGCTGCTTGTGTTTTTAATAGCCGCGTTAAATTTTCCCGGCGCACTGTCAGGCTTATCCTGGCAAACACTAATTGGTGATTTGATTCCTGAGAAACGGCGCGGCGATTTCTTTAGCACCCGCAACCGCTGGGTTACGATTGCCGCGATGGCAGTCACGTTCGGAACCGGCTTTTTCCTTCAGCAATTTGCCAAGGATGACGCATTTCCCTATCAGATTCTATTCGTCATCGGATTTGTGTTCGCTCTTGTTGAAGTCTATTATTTATACAAGCATCAGGATTCACCTGCAGTCGTGACTAAGACAGAGAATCCGCTGCAAAAACGGAAATTTTCAATGGATGTATTTCGCCATAAACCCTTCCTGTCATTTTTAGTTTGTGCGGTGCTCTTCAATATTGGCGCGCAAATGGCCTGGTCCCTCTTCAGCATTTACCATATTAGGGATGTAGGTGCCACAGCCCTATGGTTCAGTTTCTTTTCGGTAACAAATCAGCTTGCCCAAATTATTAGTGTAAAGTGGTGGGCAAAGGCTGCCGACAAGCATGGAAACATAATGATTTTATTTATCGCTGCTGCAGGTATGGCAACCGCGCCAATCTTAACCATGCTTTCGACGAACTTGTATTATCTTACTGCGCTTAATTTCTGGATTGGCCTCTTTGTTTCCGGAACAAATTTACTGCTTTTCAATCAGCTGCTTAAGGCAACACCGGAAGTAAACCGGGCTGGCTATCTGGCAAATTATCAATTCATCCTGTCTATTATCGGGTTTATCGCTCCACAGTTCGGTGTGTATTTGCTGGGCCAGGTTGGCATGTTTTCTGCAATGGCGATTTGCTCAGTTATCCGCCTGATTGCAGGCTGTTCTTTCCTGCTTGTAGCCCTTAAATTCGAGCGGAAGCAGAAGCCAGTTGAGATTATGTAA
- a CDS encoding HD domain-containing protein: MTKEKALLFASKAHEGQTRKGTGYPYIMHPVAVGHILDESGFPDEVVMAGYLHDTVEDTDVTREDLLSEFSQDVTDQVMANTENKLLSWEERKQHTINFVAEAPLNVRAVIVADKLDNLKALIRDHETFGDEVWAFFKRGKEKQRWYYTSIAMNVFVGLKPDEVPELFHIFKTEVDMFFNNKLSL; this comes from the coding sequence ATGACGAAGGAAAAAGCTCTTTTATTTGCAAGTAAGGCCCATGAAGGCCAAACAAGGAAAGGAACTGGGTATCCCTATATTATGCATCCTGTTGCTGTAGGACATATTCTCGATGAGTCGGGCTTTCCCGATGAAGTTGTGATGGCCGGCTACCTGCATGACACGGTTGAGGATACAGATGTTACTAGGGAAGACCTCCTTTCTGAATTTAGCCAGGATGTAACGGATCAGGTTATGGCGAATACAGAAAACAAGCTGTTAAGCTGGGAGGAGCGGAAGCAGCATACCATAAACTTCGTTGCCGAAGCCCCGCTCAATGTCAGGGCTGTGATTGTGGCAGACAAGCTGGATAACCTCAAAGCACTCATTAGGGACCATGAAACATTTGGTGATGAGGTATGGGCCTTTTTTAAAAGGGGCAAGGAAAAGCAGCGATGGTATTATACAAGCATTGCCATGAACGTATTTGTCGGTCTTAAGCCGGATGAAGTTCCTGAGCTTTTTCACATTTTCAAAACTGAAGTTGATATGTTCTTTAACAATAAGCTTTCCTTATAG
- a CDS encoding response regulator, whose product MKSILVADRSLFIRSVLKQKLHRTKYKITGEAEDGKQAIQKFLATKPDIVMLEFLMPQMNGFEALREIVRINPNASVFMMSTFKDDCLVTQSMEQGAKGFIQKPDFNGLLDTLEQLEMSGQC is encoded by the coding sequence ATGAAATCAATATTAGTTGCTGATCGTTCTCTCTTTATCCGAAGCGTACTTAAACAAAAGCTTCACAGAACCAAGTACAAAATCACTGGAGAGGCAGAAGATGGGAAGCAGGCTATCCAAAAATTTTTGGCCACAAAGCCTGATATCGTCATGCTCGAATTTCTTATGCCCCAAATGAACGGATTTGAAGCATTAAGGGAAATTGTTAGAATCAATCCGAACGCATCGGTCTTCATGATGTCTACATTCAAGGATGACTGCCTGGTAACCCAATCAATGGAGCAAGGGGCAAAGGGATTTATCCAAAAACCCGATTTCAATGGGCTGTTGGACACACTGGAACAGCTTGAGATGTCAGGTCAATGTTAA
- a CDS encoding zf-HC2 domain-containing protein, translating to MKLDCAVVEDLYPLFMENEVKQETRVAIKEHLDSCPNCSKIYEEGTGFTQEIAEGGYQEENVPDSLDDKIRLKIKLIWMRIVAAGLALIIIVSVINNYIDNRRLIADRFNDVYRYSEQLSFLAEHPQEVDPFIASQLGYSQEKLSGFTENLNWLEEKKSNHNWIFVDLNGLERMINALVNRQELGLQDETDRQALSELRTNIDSLKKEIEAQYLLFNHGYSSYFELVDMEKISNEITKINKTIYFYTRYHMASAEADLLSKDELEKRIKEVLGFKKGKIELKQLRDRPILYGFKLETKDLTIEGEIDSYTGYILDASANHGSDQEKTTSIDYNGLKENAIGLLKRQYGEEADFKIDYRDGFNGIQDQSYFDFIPVVDGYEFFFQYDLKNTVVLNHKTGEFSELRASSIPLGPEFFLFKPEEKIKKDKAEQIATKDAGKQVKYKATQVIYSPLAGGYVLAHIFEGDGEEIFIDAKSGMVVDAYYM from the coding sequence TTGAAATTAGATTGCGCGGTTGTTGAGGACCTTTATCCTTTATTTATGGAAAATGAAGTTAAGCAGGAAACCCGGGTTGCCATCAAAGAGCATCTCGATAGTTGTCCTAATTGCAGCAAGATTTATGAGGAAGGGACAGGTTTTACTCAAGAAATTGCTGAGGGTGGTTATCAGGAAGAGAATGTACCCGATTCACTCGATGACAAAATCCGCCTGAAAATCAAGCTGATTTGGATGCGGATAGTCGCTGCAGGCCTTGCATTAATCATCATCGTATCGGTCATCAATAACTATATTGACAATAGGCGGTTAATAGCAGACCGTTTTAATGACGTATACCGGTACAGTGAGCAGCTGAGTTTTCTCGCTGAACATCCACAAGAGGTTGATCCTTTTATAGCTTCCCAACTCGGATACTCCCAGGAAAAACTCAGCGGCTTTACTGAGAACCTGAACTGGCTTGAGGAGAAGAAGTCTAATCACAACTGGATCTTTGTTGATCTTAACGGTCTAGAGAGAATGATCAATGCTCTTGTGAATAGGCAGGAACTTGGCCTGCAGGATGAAACGGACAGGCAGGCATTGTCAGAACTTAGAACAAACATCGATAGCCTTAAAAAAGAAATTGAGGCTCAGTATCTCCTCTTCAATCACGGATATAGTTCATATTTTGAATTGGTGGACATGGAGAAAATTTCAAATGAGATTACGAAAATCAATAAAACGATTTATTTTTATACCCGGTATCACATGGCATCCGCAGAAGCAGACTTGCTAAGCAAGGACGAACTTGAAAAAAGAATTAAAGAAGTTCTTGGTTTTAAGAAGGGAAAAATTGAGCTTAAACAATTGAGGGATCGTCCGATATTGTATGGTTTCAAACTTGAAACTAAGGATCTTACTATTGAAGGAGAAATTGACAGTTATACAGGATATATTCTAGATGCATCTGCCAACCATGGATCGGATCAGGAAAAAACTACAAGCATCGATTATAATGGATTGAAAGAAAATGCCATAGGCCTGTTGAAACGCCAATATGGTGAGGAAGCCGATTTCAAAATTGATTACCGGGATGGATTTAATGGCATTCAGGATCAAAGCTATTTCGACTTTATTCCTGTCGTGGATGGGTACGAATTCTTTTTTCAATATGACCTGAAGAATACGGTTGTATTGAATCATAAAACTGGGGAGTTTTCGGAGTTAAGGGCAAGTTCAATCCCGTTAGGTCCCGAATTTTTCTTATTTAAGCCTGAGGAGAAAATAAAGAAGGATAAGGCGGAACAAATTGCTACAAAGGACGCCGGAAAACAGGTTAAATATAAAGCAACCCAAGTGATTTATTCCCCACTTGCTGGCGGATACGTTCTGGCACATATTTTTGAAGGTGACGGAGAAGAAATCTTTATCGATGCAAAAAGCGGAATGGTCGTAGACGCGTACTACATGTAG